A genomic window from Thalassoroseus pseudoceratinae includes:
- a CDS encoding methyltransferase family protein, whose protein sequence is MNVASNPVVTPIEGPSLADAAQPSRLLQIWYRTPDWLFRVLGGLFCLGCVAYRLPAYFRDFWGMGPYYVFADGSRLQLPWTRVLIDSTMLLLGFSYCFRLPAKSQVSRFRDVAIALLGGFWPMLPFAFGAALMALNPSWAYQFQAALWPSVVTLESVVLGASLIIIGNAIDVSSYWYLFRSFSIVPEARELITKGPYRLVRHPVYLGQLIAQAGVWLVFARLSPLTLSFFLVFIGIQLYRAKLEDQVLHNAFGDDYQSWKTRTFWFTK, encoded by the coding sequence ATGAATGTCGCCAGCAACCCAGTTGTCACACCAATCGAGGGACCGAGTCTCGCGGACGCAGCCCAACCGTCGCGACTGCTTCAGATTTGGTATCGCACACCGGATTGGTTGTTTCGTGTGCTGGGTGGTCTATTCTGCTTGGGATGCGTGGCGTACCGATTGCCCGCGTACTTTCGAGACTTCTGGGGAATGGGGCCGTACTACGTCTTCGCTGACGGCAGCCGTTTGCAGTTACCTTGGACTCGCGTGTTGATCGATAGCACGATGTTGCTGCTCGGTTTCTCGTACTGCTTTCGATTGCCGGCCAAGTCGCAAGTCAGTCGATTTCGCGATGTGGCGATCGCATTGCTCGGTGGTTTCTGGCCGATGCTACCATTCGCGTTCGGAGCGGCGTTGATGGCTCTGAATCCCTCCTGGGCATACCAGTTCCAAGCGGCACTCTGGCCAAGCGTGGTTACGTTGGAATCGGTCGTGCTTGGTGCGAGTCTCATCATCATTGGCAACGCGATTGATGTTAGCAGTTATTGGTATCTGTTCCGGTCGTTCAGCATTGTTCCGGAAGCCCGCGAACTGATCACCAAAGGACCATACCGGTTGGTCCGACACCCGGTCTATCTGGGTCAGTTGATTGCTCAAGCCGGTGTGTGGTTAGTCTTTGCCCGACTCAGCCCGTTGACACTCAGCTTTTTCTTGGTCTTCATTGGTATTCAACTTTATCGAGCAAAGCTCGAAGACCAAGTTCTGCACAATGCCTTTGGCGACGACTATCAGAGCTGGAAGACTCGCACGTTCTGGTTCACAAAATAA
- a CDS encoding (2Fe-2S)-binding protein, with product MRDREERTRSGPPEGSPTTSGFNRRDFLKGSGAAAAATALVTATETVTAQDVKSNVRSAEPQKVTLNVNGEDHTLEIEPRVTLLDALRNDLSLTGCKDVDERDAAGADTVIIDGKAVLAGSRLAIECEGQKIRTVESLVADGNIDPVVASFVKHDAQQCGFCTPGFVMAMRAFVDKNPKASDEEIREGLGGNICRCGTYDGIMKCALELTGGA from the coding sequence ATGCGAGATCGTGAAGAACGTACACGCTCCGGACCACCGGAAGGTTCCCCAACCACTAGCGGTTTCAATCGCCGTGACTTTCTGAAAGGGTCCGGTGCGGCCGCTGCTGCGACCGCCTTGGTTACGGCGACCGAAACCGTCACTGCTCAGGACGTGAAATCGAACGTCCGTTCTGCCGAGCCGCAGAAAGTGACGTTAAACGTCAACGGTGAAGATCACACGCTCGAAATCGAACCACGGGTGACGCTGCTCGATGCCCTGCGGAACGATCTGAGTCTCACCGGTTGTAAAGACGTCGACGAACGCGATGCCGCCGGTGCGGATACGGTCATCATCGATGGCAAAGCCGTCCTCGCTGGTAGTCGATTGGCGATTGAATGCGAAGGCCAAAAGATTCGCACGGTCGAATCACTTGTCGCGGATGGCAACATTGATCCGGTCGTCGCGAGTTTCGTCAAGCACGATGCCCAACAATGCGGTTTCTGCACGCCGGGGTTTGTGATGGCGATGCGTGCCTTTGTCGACAAGAACCCGAAAGCCAGCGACGAGGAAATTCGCGAAGGTCTTGGTGGGAACATCTGCCGTTGCGGAACCTATGACGGTATCATGAAGTGTGCTCTCGAACTGACAGGAGGTGCCTAA
- a CDS encoding DUF1559 domain-containing protein has translation MQPRKGFTLIELLVVIAIIAILIALLLPAVQQAREAARRTQCKNNLKQLGIALHNYADTHRSFAPGAIYMGTGAAPESGRDANWGATWVVMILPFIEQGNLHDTYDFSTTARNNNDNANAPLRADLEAMKCPSHPEVTSLLTQDDNGFAKGNYAACVGAGSMLERDDFNDNQRGCFSVVGQYGARFADIGDGTSNTVLLSEIVAVNSTGDDRGAWGWSTGATFSGRAYPGGTSDPVLTPNTRKAVDASHYSWNNTSDGNFNRRSNPDAAANSGVAARSYHSGGVQACMADGGVRFFSESIDENTYLGILGIQDGTVVSLD, from the coding sequence ATGCAACCACGAAAGGGTTTCACCCTAATTGAGCTCTTGGTGGTAATCGCGATTATTGCCATTTTAATCGCATTGCTGCTGCCGGCTGTTCAGCAGGCTCGCGAAGCCGCGCGACGCACGCAATGCAAAAACAATCTGAAGCAGCTCGGAATCGCGCTTCACAACTATGCGGACACGCACCGCTCTTTCGCTCCTGGTGCGATCTATATGGGAACCGGAGCGGCTCCGGAAAGTGGTCGTGACGCCAACTGGGGAGCGACATGGGTTGTGATGATTCTTCCGTTCATCGAACAAGGCAACTTGCACGATACGTACGACTTTTCCACGACCGCCCGAAACAACAATGACAACGCCAACGCTCCATTACGGGCCGATCTCGAAGCGATGAAATGCCCGAGCCACCCCGAGGTCACATCGTTGTTGACGCAGGACGACAACGGCTTTGCCAAAGGTAACTACGCCGCATGCGTGGGAGCCGGTAGCATGCTGGAACGGGATGACTTCAACGACAATCAACGGGGCTGTTTTAGTGTCGTCGGTCAGTATGGTGCCCGATTTGCCGACATCGGTGATGGAACATCGAACACTGTGTTGTTGAGTGAGATTGTCGCTGTCAACAGTACGGGTGATGATCGCGGTGCATGGGGATGGTCGACGGGTGCAACGTTCAGTGGTCGTGCGTATCCCGGTGGGACATCCGATCCCGTGTTGACACCAAATACACGGAAAGCGGTAGATGCCTCTCACTACTCTTGGAACAACACTAGCGACGGAAATTTCAATCGTCGTAGTAACCCCGATGCCGCGGCTAATAGTGGTGTCGCTGCGCGAAGCTATCACAGTGGTGGCGTTCAAGCCTGTATGGCTGACGGTGGCGTTCGGTTCTTCTCTGAATCTATCGATGAGAACACCTACCTCGGCATTCTTGGCATCCAAGACGGGACCGTGGTTAGCCTCGACTAG
- a CDS encoding xanthine dehydrogenase family protein molybdopterin-binding subunit — translation MPDAPDKNRKVSWKQRDKNQIIGTEVARIDGQPKASGTAKYSADINTKGTLFAKVLTCKHGHAKIVKLDTAPAKKSPGVHAVHEFVSEGDELLWDGSLVAAVAAERPELADDALRAIKVEYEVLDHFVDEDNLEQAEELERTNKPRESTKGDVEVAFKDAKAVHEGYYGVSTITHSCMEPHGSHCEWDQNGNGLKVHLSTQNVSGTAGQFAGPLGIDASSVEIICDYIGGGFGSKFQADEWGVACAKMAKEADRPVRLMLDRATELKIAGTRPSCFGKVKIAADADGKIVAWDSEHWGTNGMRGGTVDVNQMPYVFDFDNRNRKAVGLKTNSGPTRAWRAPNHPQLCAMTCTAIDDLAAKLGMDTLDVILKNLDKTPRPEVYKAELDKAAELIDWKDKWHPHGKGESKNGVKRGLGVAIHQWGGRPHAASCLVKVNPDGTVESTAGSQDIGTGTRTAIGIVLAETFGIPLDMVKVNIGSSKYPRSGPSGGSTTIGGVSGPNRQAALEALWQIFDKVAKKYDADPETLEAVDGKIVSGDKVVCSWKDAARLTGPMGLEVTGKGPVKELTDDGVGGVQMAEVSVDTETGKVKVEKFVAVQDCGMIINEKAARSQIEGGMIMGIAYALTEERIMDPKSGRFINADFENYKLPRLGDIGELVVEIHQPDDIYERGVIGLGEPPVISPGAAISNAVANAIGVRVPVLPMTPKRVLDALEGANA, via the coding sequence ATGCCTGACGCACCGGACAAGAACCGCAAAGTCAGTTGGAAACAACGCGATAAAAACCAGATCATTGGCACTGAAGTCGCCCGCATCGATGGCCAACCGAAAGCCAGCGGGACGGCAAAATACTCCGCCGACATCAACACCAAGGGCACGCTGTTCGCCAAGGTGCTGACCTGCAAGCACGGTCATGCGAAGATCGTGAAACTCGACACCGCCCCGGCGAAGAAAAGTCCCGGCGTGCATGCCGTTCATGAATTCGTTAGTGAAGGCGACGAACTTCTCTGGGACGGATCACTCGTGGCAGCGGTTGCTGCGGAACGTCCGGAATTGGCCGACGACGCCCTTCGAGCGATCAAAGTCGAATATGAAGTTCTCGATCATTTTGTGGACGAAGACAACCTCGAACAAGCCGAGGAACTCGAACGCACCAACAAACCGCGAGAGTCGACCAAAGGAGATGTCGAAGTCGCCTTCAAGGATGCGAAAGCCGTTCACGAGGGTTACTACGGCGTGAGCACCATCACGCACAGTTGCATGGAACCGCATGGTTCGCACTGTGAGTGGGACCAAAACGGCAACGGCTTGAAAGTGCATCTTTCGACGCAGAACGTCTCCGGAACAGCGGGCCAATTCGCCGGTCCGTTGGGGATTGATGCATCGAGTGTGGAAATCATCTGCGATTACATCGGTGGTGGTTTCGGTTCCAAGTTCCAAGCCGACGAGTGGGGTGTCGCTTGTGCGAAGATGGCGAAAGAGGCCGACCGCCCCGTGCGGTTGATGCTCGATCGTGCCACGGAACTCAAGATCGCCGGGACTCGTCCAAGCTGCTTCGGCAAAGTGAAAATTGCCGCCGATGCCGACGGGAAAATCGTCGCTTGGGACAGCGAGCATTGGGGCACCAATGGGATGCGTGGCGGTACCGTCGATGTTAACCAGATGCCCTATGTGTTTGATTTCGACAACCGGAACCGCAAGGCGGTGGGACTGAAGACGAACAGCGGTCCCACGCGGGCTTGGCGAGCACCGAACCATCCGCAACTCTGTGCGATGACCTGCACTGCCATCGACGACCTCGCCGCCAAGCTCGGTATGGACACGCTTGATGTCATCCTGAAAAACCTCGACAAAACGCCGCGACCGGAAGTCTACAAGGCTGAACTGGACAAAGCAGCGGAGTTGATCGACTGGAAGGACAAGTGGCATCCGCATGGCAAAGGCGAATCGAAGAACGGCGTCAAACGTGGTTTGGGTGTCGCGATTCACCAATGGGGCGGAAGACCACATGCAGCGAGTTGTTTGGTGAAGGTCAATCCCGATGGCACCGTCGAATCGACCGCCGGGTCGCAGGACATCGGCACGGGAACTCGGACGGCAATCGGCATTGTTCTTGCGGAAACCTTCGGCATTCCGTTGGACATGGTGAAGGTCAACATCGGTTCGAGTAAGTATCCGCGTTCCGGGCCGTCCGGTGGGAGCACCACGATTGGGGGCGTCTCCGGTCCGAATCGGCAAGCGGCTCTCGAAGCACTCTGGCAAATCTTCGACAAGGTTGCGAAGAAATACGATGCCGATCCGGAAACCCTCGAAGCTGTCGATGGCAAGATCGTCTCGGGCGACAAAGTCGTTTGTTCTTGGAAAGATGCCGCTCGGCTGACCGGTCCAATGGGCCTGGAAGTTACTGGCAAAGGTCCGGTGAAAGAATTGACGGACGACGGAGTCGGCGGCGTGCAGATGGCGGAAGTTTCCGTCGACACCGAGACCGGCAAAGTCAAAGTCGAGAAGTTCGTCGCCGTCCAAGATTGCGGCATGATCATCAATGAGAAGGCCGCCCGCAGCCAGATCGAAGGCGGCATGATCATGGGCATTGCCTACGCTCTGACCGAAGAACGGATCATGGATCCGAAATCCGGTCGGTTCATCAATGCCGACTTTGAAAACTACAAGCTGCCTCGGTTGGGTGATATCGGCGAACTTGTCGTCGAAATCCATCAGCCCGACGACATCTACGAACGTGGCGTGATCGGCTTGGGCGAACCACCGGTGATTTCGCCGGGAGCCGCCATCTCGAATGCCGTCGCGAATGCCATCGGTGTGCGGGTGCCAGTGCTACCAATGACTCCGAAACGCGTCCTCGATGCGTTGGAAGGAGCGAACGCATGA
- a CDS encoding PLDc N-terminal domain-containing protein, whose protein sequence is MDHLLLLAEGEGVVVAGGLFLVWVALIIASIAIWIWALVDAIKNPRLDDTSRIVWVIVIVATQIIGAIIYLAVGRSGSTSSASPT, encoded by the coding sequence ATGGACCATCTACTACTTTTGGCAGAGGGTGAAGGCGTCGTCGTTGCTGGCGGGTTGTTTCTAGTATGGGTGGCTCTGATTATTGCATCGATTGCCATTTGGATTTGGGCACTCGTGGATGCAATCAAGAACCCGCGTTTGGACGATACCTCACGAATTGTCTGGGTCATCGTCATTGTGGCGACGCAAATCATCGGGGCGATCATCTATCTTGCGGTCGGCCGATCTGGTTCGACTTCTTCCGCATCGCCGACCTAG